Within Pseudomonas sp. LBUM920, the genomic segment CGCAGGGCAGGCAGTGGCGTGAGGTATTCGCCGTTGTGCAACGCGAATGGTACTTCGATACGCGGCAGGTTCCAGTTCGCCGGCGCCAGGCGAATCGGGCGATAGTTCGGGGTTTGCAGCACCACCGGCTGGCCCGGCTGCACGAACGCGTGCAGCGCCATGTTGAAGCCCGGTTCGACGCCGGGCAAAAACAGCAGTTCGTCTGGCAGTACGCGCCAGGCGTATTTGGCCCACAGGTCGGCAACGATGGCTTCGCGCACATCCGGCCCGGCCACGCTGTAGCCCAGGATGTGCTGGTCGAGACGCTGGTGCAGGGCTTGCAGTACGGCAGGTGGCGCGGCGATATCCATGTCGGCGATCCACATCGGCAAGACGTCTTGCGGGTAACGGTTCCACTTGGTGCTGCCGGTGCCGAGGCGGGGGTGGATCGTGTCGAAATCAAAGCTCATGGGAGGCTCATGTCAGGGAGGCAGGCGCAAGAATGGCGCTGATTCTAGCGCCATTATTTTTATAGGCCAGAGCTGATTGCCTCGCACAGTTGCCGGTGTGCCTGCTCCACGGCTCGGTTGACCGCTTCTTCACCGCGCACCATGGCGCCCAGATAAACGAAATCCACGCTGCGAATGCCCACCGTGGACAGGATGGCGGTCAGGTACGGCGTCAGAAAGTCCGGCTCATGCCCTTTGCGTGCATTGCCCGAACTGACCAGCACAAAGGTGCGCCGATCCTTGAGCAAGCCGACCTTTTCGAAGCTGGCGTTGACCGTAAAGCTGCGTTGAATGCGCACCACGTGATCGATCCAGCCTTTAAGCGCCGCCGGTACCGTGAAATTGTGCACCGGGGTGCAGAGGATCAGCAGGTCGCAGGCTTCCAGCTCCACAATCAACTGTTCCGACAGTGCCGTGGCGCTGCCGCTCAAGCCGCCGGCCGTGGTGAGGGCGTTGGCGTATTCGCGGGTCAATGGTGGCAACGCCTGGCCGCCGTAGTCACGCTCGGTGATGTGGGCATTCGGCACCAGGTCGCTGAGCAGGGCGCGCGCCAGCTTGAAGGTCTGCGCGGCCTTGCCATGGGGGCTGAAACTGAGCAGCAGGGCGCGGGTCATTGGCTCAGGTCCTGGGAAAAGTGCATCCCCAACGGCAGCAGGCCCTGGCGGAAGTAAAAGCGCTGAGCCAGGGCCATGTGCATGCCGGTATCCAGCACCAGGAAACGGTAGCCACGGGCACGGGTTTCTTCACGGACCCGATCAAGCAATTGCTCGCCCAGGCGCCGGCGTTGCAGCGCGGCGTCCACCACCAGGTCATCGACGTAGATAAAACGGCCGTACAGGGTGTTTTCCGTCAGTCGGTAACCGGCCAGGCCGATCACCTTACCGTGCTCGCGCGCGGCGAGCAGGTGGTAGCCATTCTCCCGTTGCCGCTGGATTTGCTCGGCGAATGCCACCGCGTCGGTCAGGTGCGGGCGCAGTTGCTGCATCACGGCGAAACTTTCGAGGTAGTCGGCGTGGGTGCGCATCGGCACGAATTCAACGAGTTCATTCATGGTTGAGGTTCTCCAGGTGGGCCTTGATCGCGGCCGGTACTTTGCGAAAGCTGATGGCGACGCGGTTCAAGGCGTTCATCAGGGAGATGGCCAGGGTCAGGTCGGCGATTTCCTTGGCGCTGAACATCGCTGCGGCCTCGGCGTAATCGGCATCCGGCACCTGGGTGTGCGCCACTTCGGTGACCACCTCGGCCCAGGCCAGTGCCGCGCTTTCGCGCGCGGTGAACAGTGGCAATGCCTCGCGCCAGGCGGCCAGCAGCATGATTTTTTCCAGGCTCACGCCTTGCTTGAGCAGGTCGCGGGAATGGGCATCCAGGCAATAGGCGCAGCTGTTGAGTTGCGAGACGCGCAAGTACACCAGGTCGATCAATTCTTTTTCCAGGCCGCAGCCGTGGATATAGCTGTGCACCGAGCCCAGGGCTTTGTAGCCGGCGGGCGCGGCCTGGGCGTAATCAAGACGGTGTTTCATCGGCGATCCTTGTGGTCGTTAAGGGATGCGCCATTTTCGACGGCGGGACGGGCGCTCAACAGGGGCATGAATGGACAAGCGGGTTGGGACATGATCAGACTTGGCCTTGTCTTTCTGCCGAGCCCGCCTGCGATGTCGTCACTGCCCAAATACCAGGAGATCTACCGGCGTTTTCGCCTGGCCATCGACCAGGGCCAACTGGGCCCGGGTGATCGTGTGCCGTCGGTGCGCAGCCTGGCGCTTGAGCTCAAGGTGGCGCGGGGCACGGTGGAGGCGGCTTACCAGTTGCTGGTCAGCGAGGGTTTTTTCGAGGCGCGTGGGCAGGCGGGCACCGTGATTGCCGGGGCTTTGCCACAGGTGTCAGTGAAGCCGCCACCTGTCGTGCTGTCAGCCACCAGCGGGCCTCGGCCGCTGCAAATGGGGCTGCCGGCGCTGGATGCGTTCCCGCGCAAGCTGTGGGCGCGGCTGGTCACCCGGCAAGTGCGCCGCACCGATGCAGATAGCCTGGCGATGGGCGATGTGCGGGGCGTTGAAGCGTTGCGCGTGGCGATTGCCAACTACCTTGCGCTGTACCGAGGCGTGGAGTGTGCGCCACGGCAGGTGTTCGTGTGCGCCGGGTATGCGGGGTGTTTGATGCTGTTGTGCGATGCGCTGCAGATGGCGGGGCAGCGTTGCTGGTTTGAAGATCCGGGGTATTTGCATGCGCGGCAGTTGTTGATCCATCAAGGTGTGGAAGTGGTGCCGGTGCCGGTGGACGCCGACGGCTTGGAGGTAGAGCGTGGGATGCAGCGTGATCGGCAGGCGCGGTTGGCGATCGTGACGCCGGCGCACCAGAGTCCGCTGGGCGTGGCGTTGAGCCCGGCGCGGCGCCTGGCTTTGCTGGAATGGGCGCGCGAGCAGGGGAGCTGGGTGGTCGAGGATGATTACGACAGTGAGTTTCGCTATCGCGGGCAGCCGTTGGCGGCGCTCAAGAGTCAGGATGTGGGGGATCGGGTGATCCATGCCGGGAGTTTCAGCAAGATGCTGTTTCCGGGATTGCGGTTGGGGTATCTGGTGGTGCCCGCTGCATTGGTGGAGGCGTTTGAGCGCAGTGCCGAGGCGTTGCAACAGCGCAGTGCGCAGTTGTTGCAGCTGACGGTGGCGGACTTTCTGGAGCAGGGGCATTTTACTCGGCACCTGAAGCAGATGCGGCAGCTGTATGCGCAGCGCAGGGGGTGGTTGGTGGAGGCTCTGAGGGTGCATTGCTCGGGGTTTTTGCGCGTGGATGAGCAGGCGGGTGGGGTTAATCTGCTGGCGCGGTTGTTGGTGGAAGTGCCCGATGATGTGGTGGCGGTGGCGGCTGACAACGCGGGGTTGGGGGTTCAGGCGTTGTCGGGGTGGATGATTGAGCCGGGGCGGGAGCGGGGGCTGTTGATGGGGTTTACGAATGTGGCTACAGCTGGGCAGGCGGTGGAGTTGGCTTTGGTTTTACATCGGGTTATTGCGGGGGGCATATCCGTTGCTGCGGTCACGGCCACTTAGGGTTCCGCTCTTACAGCGGGTCACTTTTGGCAAACGCCCCAAAAGTAACCAAAAGGTCTTTGCCCCACCACTCGGTGCCTCGCCTAGGCTCGGCATGCCCTCACTCCGGCTTGAATCCGTGGGCCGCCGCGACGGGCCATCCATGGCCCAACACGGCTAACCCGGCGTCCTGCCGGGTTACCCACGGATTCAAACCTGCGTTCGGCCAGCGTGGTTGACGGGGCGCCTAAGATCAAAGTCAAAAGCAGATCAAGATCAAAAGCAGAGCACGGCGGCCTAGTAGCCGACCTGAGTGGTTGAAGCAAAAGCAGGGCAACAGCACAGCAACACACTTCTATCTGATGCACTGAGATCCAAATGTGGGAGCGGGCTTGCTCGCGAATGCGGTGGTTCAGTCAGCTCATATGTCACTGACCCACCGCCTTCGCGAGCAAGCCCGCTCCCACAAGTTGACCGAGTTCAGCCGCCAGCACTGCACTGCTTTGCTTTTCTGTGGGAGCTGGCTTGCCTGCGATGCAGGCGCCTCGGTCTATCAGATACACCGGGTTGATGCCATCGCAGGCAAGCCAGCTCCCACATTGAATTGGGTTCAGCTTCCAAGAACAGGTCGGCTGTCAGGCCGCCTCGCTTTTGCTTTTGATCTAACCACTCAGGTCGGCTACTAGGCCGCCGTGCTCTGCTTTTGATCTTGATCTTGATCTGCTTTTGACTTTGATCTTAGGCGCCCCGTTAAACCACGCTGGCCGAACGCAGGTTTGAATCCGTGGGTAACCCGGCAGGACGCCGGGTTAGCCGTGTTGGGCCATGGATGGCCCGTCACGGCGGCCCACGGATTCAAGCCTTCGTTCGGGCACACCGAGCCTAGGCGAGGTGCCGAGTGGTGGGGCAAGAGCCCTTTGGTTACTTTGGGGCTTTTCCAAAGTGACCCGCTGTAAGAGCGGAACCCATAGCGGCCGTTACTCAAATAACGGATATACCCCACCCCAACCACTACAACCCCTGACTCCCCCGAATCAAATCATAAGCCTTACGCGCAATCGGATTCGCCGTATTCGGCCGAATCCACAAGTAGTACGTAACCTCAGGCAGGCGCGGCAACCCATCCGTCTCCCCCAGCACCCGCATGTCCGGCCCCAACATCTCCATGCTGCGCGGCGTCACCCCCAACCCCGCGCGGGTCGCCGCCTTGATCCCAATCAAATTCGACGCCAGATACGCCTGCCGCCACGCAATGTTCGCCCGCTCCAGCGCCTCCAGCGCATACCGCCGATAAATACTCGGCTCATCCACCAGAATCAACGGCAACGGTTCACTCGGCTGGTGAATGTACTGCGCCGAACATATCCACCACACCGGCGATGTACGCAACGCAAACCCCTCCAGATTCGGATCTGAACGCGTGGAAATCACCATGTCCACCTTGCCCCGATGCAAGTCATCCATCAAAAACGGACTACGCCCCACATCAATCTCCAAACGCAGGCGCGGTGCCGAGCGGGCGATGTGGCTGAGGATCGGCGGCAGGATCGTGTCAGCGATGTCATGCGGCGAACCAATGCGCAACACGCCACTCAAGCTGCTTTCACGCAGCGAATTCAACGCATCGTCATTGAGCGAGAGCATCTGCCGCGCATGCCGCAGCAGCTGCATACCCGGCTCGGTCAGCTGCTTCTGCCGCCCGCGCTTTTCAAACAGGCTCACGCCCACCTGCTGCTCCAGGCGCTGCATATGCTGAGTCACGGACGACTGGGTACGCGCCAGATACGTGCCGGCTCCGGCGAAGCTGTGGTGGTCAACCACGGCGATAAAGGTACGCAGCAACTCCAGGTCGAGTGTCGACATAGGCCATTTCCAAAGGCAGTTTTACATCAAGGGTATGAACTTAAACATTACAGATTTTAATGTGTTGTTGAAGCGGATTTTTCCAAGGGCCAACAAATCAGGGGTTATGCCTGAATCAAAGGTCGCCCATACACGGCAAGTTATAACGATATGAGATATTTGAATTTCCGTTGCTACCCCAGTCTCCCTAGCATGCCCCTCCATCAGGTCGGGGTACGCCGATCATTAGCCAGGGGGAAGTCCAATGATGTTCAAGAAGTGGTTGCCGGTGGCCCTGGGATCGATGATCGCCCTGGGCGCCAGTGTCGCGGCCCAGGCCGATGCCACGCTGGACAAAATCGAGCAGCGCCATGTGCTGGTGGTTGGCGTGCTGTTGTCCGGCGGGCCGTTTGGCAGCATTGATCCCGCCACGCAGCAGCCCAAGGGCCTGAACGTCGACCTGGCCAACGAATTGGGCCGTCAGCTCAACGCCCAGGTGCAACTGGTGCCGGTGCTGCCCGCCAACCGCGTGCAATTCCTGCAGCAAGGCAAGGTTGACCTGCTGATCGCCAACATGGAGTGGACCGCCGAGCGCGGTGAAATCCTGGGCTTTGTGCCGACGCCGTTCTACCGCATCGGCGGCACCGCGGCGGTGCTTAAAGACAGCGCGATCACCCGCTGGGAAGACCTCAAGGGCCAGCCGGTGTGCACCTCCCAAGGCAGCAGCTACGTCAAGCCGCTGACCGAGTTCGGGGCGCAGATCAAGGCGTTCAAGAGCTCGTCGGAATCGCTGCTGGCCCTGCGCGGCAACAACTGTGTGGCGGCGGTGCATGACTCCACGCTGATCAACCCGCTGATCAACGACAGCGCCGAATGGAAGGATTACCGCACCATCGGCCCTGAGCTTAACCCGGCGCCATCGGTGATCTGGACCCGTCGCGGCGAAGGCGACACCCAGGCCAAACTCGACCCGATCGTCAAGCAGCTGCACCGCAGCGGCTGGCTGATCGAGGCCCAGACCCGCAACCGCATCAGCCCGGCATCGCCGGCGCTGGTAGAACTTCAACAACAGTTCAAGGGCGCCTGAGCATGCGGTTTGAAACCCTCACAGCACTCGGCCTGGCCCTGTGCGCCGGCCTCGTCCACGCCGATGCCACCCTCGACAAAATCCAGCAACGCCATGCCATCAGCGTCGGCGTGATCCTCAGCGGCCCGCCGTTCGGCACCCTCGACCCCAAGAC encodes:
- a CDS encoding GNAT family N-acetyltransferase, which gives rise to MNELVEFVPMRTHADYLESFAVMQQLRPHLTDAVAFAEQIQRQRENGYHLLAAREHGKVIGLAGYRLTENTLYGRFIYVDDLVVDAALQRRRLGEQLLDRVREETRARGYRFLVLDTGMHMALAQRFYFRQGLLPLGMHFSQDLSQ
- a CDS encoding transporter substrate-binding domain-containing protein encodes the protein MMFKKWLPVALGSMIALGASVAAQADATLDKIEQRHVLVVGVLLSGGPFGSIDPATQQPKGLNVDLANELGRQLNAQVQLVPVLPANRVQFLQQGKVDLLIANMEWTAERGEILGFVPTPFYRIGGTAAVLKDSAITRWEDLKGQPVCTSQGSSYVKPLTEFGAQIKAFKSSSESLLALRGNNCVAAVHDSTLINPLINDSAEWKDYRTIGPELNPAPSVIWTRRGEGDTQAKLDPIVKQLHRSGWLIEAQTRNRISPASPALVELQQQFKGA
- a CDS encoding LysR substrate-binding domain-containing protein, with the protein product MSTLDLELLRTFIAVVDHHSFAGAGTYLARTQSSVTQHMQRLEQQVGVSLFEKRGRQKQLTEPGMQLLRHARQMLSLNDDALNSLRESSLSGVLRIGSPHDIADTILPPILSHIARSAPRLRLEIDVGRSPFLMDDLHRGKVDMVISTRSDPNLEGFALRTSPVWWICSAQYIHQPSEPLPLILVDEPSIYRRYALEALERANIAWRQAYLASNLIGIKAATRAGLGVTPRSMEMLGPDMRVLGETDGLPRLPEVTYYLWIRPNTANPIARKAYDLIRGSQGL
- a CDS encoding carboxymuconolactone decarboxylase family protein, translated to MKHRLDYAQAAPAGYKALGSVHSYIHGCGLEKELIDLVYLRVSQLNSCAYCLDAHSRDLLKQGVSLEKIMLLAAWREALPLFTARESAALAWAEVVTEVAHTQVPDADYAEAAAMFSAKEIADLTLAISLMNALNRVAISFRKVPAAIKAHLENLNHE
- a CDS encoding FMN-dependent NADH-azoreductase; protein product: MTRALLLSFSPHGKAAQTFKLARALLSDLVPNAHITERDYGGQALPPLTREYANALTTAGGLSGSATALSEQLIVELEACDLLILCTPVHNFTVPAALKGWIDHVVRIQRSFTVNASFEKVGLLKDRRTFVLVSSGNARKGHEPDFLTPYLTAILSTVGIRSVDFVYLGAMVRGEEAVNRAVEQAHRQLCEAISSGL
- a CDS encoding PLP-dependent aminotransferase family protein, producing MSSLPKYQEIYRRFRLAIDQGQLGPGDRVPSVRSLALELKVARGTVEAAYQLLVSEGFFEARGQAGTVIAGALPQVSVKPPPVVLSATSGPRPLQMGLPALDAFPRKLWARLVTRQVRRTDADSLAMGDVRGVEALRVAIANYLALYRGVECAPRQVFVCAGYAGCLMLLCDALQMAGQRCWFEDPGYLHARQLLIHQGVEVVPVPVDADGLEVERGMQRDRQARLAIVTPAHQSPLGVALSPARRLALLEWAREQGSWVVEDDYDSEFRYRGQPLAALKSQDVGDRVIHAGSFSKMLFPGLRLGYLVVPAALVEAFERSAEALQQRSAQLLQLTVADFLEQGHFTRHLKQMRQLYAQRRGWLVEALRVHCSGFLRVDEQAGGVNLLARLLVEVPDDVVAVAADNAGLGVQALSGWMIEPGRERGLLMGFTNVATAGQAVELALVLHRVIAGGISVAAVTAT